One Malus sylvestris chromosome 14, drMalSylv7.2, whole genome shotgun sequence DNA segment encodes these proteins:
- the LOC126599780 gene encoding protein SAR DEFICIENT 1-like: protein MAAKRFSNDAESDQDRPDDNRKRPRPSFASVIGEVVLVNSMQNLFSSLEPLLRRVVSEEVDHVLRRFSLHSLARQPSLRIQTLEQSSLQLVFAKSLSLPIFTASKISDEDNNPIQILVVDKSSGANQMVPINLPNPIKVEIVVLDGDFPKGDRDNWTSEEFDNNVLRERTGKRPLLTGDVNVTARDGFATVGEIEFTDNSSWIRSRKFRLGARVTPGTGYQGARIREAMTDAFVVKDHRGELYKKHHPPMLEDEVWRLEKIGKDGAFHKKLASENIHTVQDFLKLFVVDRSKLRRILGVGMSEKMWAVTVKHAKTCVMGNKIFIFRGPHFSISLNPICQVLRAVVDGQNFPTQNLNNINRTYIENLVREAYANWNSLEVVDAPLNETALLTQGDHIEEQYPHHHHQAMVMRAFDQQNGHLGAADHHHHKSINVGYLPSTSSINFECTAATNSTSDNIWQINSSPYLFSPLVENIKCSISDSSSDGDLTSQGL from the exons CCCTGGAGCCTCTGCTTAGGAGAGTG GTGAGTGAAGAGGTTGACCACGTTCTAAGACGGTTCTCACTGCACTCATTGGCAAGGCAACCATCGCTGAGAATCCAAACCCTAGAACAATCCAGCTTACAACTTGTCTTTGCTAAGAGCCTCTCACTCCCAATCTTCACTGCAAGCAAGATATCCGATGAAGACAACAACCCAATTCAAATCTTGGTTGTGGATAAAAGTAGTGGAGCTAATCAAATGGTGCCAATCAATCTTCCCAATCCAATCAAAGTCGAAATTGTTGTTCTCGACGGGGACTTCCCGAAGGGAGACCGCGACAATTGGACGAGCGAAGAATTTGATAACAACGTCTTGAGGGAGAGAACTGGCAAGAGGCCATTGCTTACTGGTGATGTAAATGTGACGGCGAGAGACGGGTTTGCGACGGTTGGGGAGATCGAGTTTACGGATAATTCGAGCTGGATTAGGAGCAGAAAGTTTAGGCTTGGAGCAAGAGTAACTCCAGGCACAGGTTATCAAGGTGCAAGGATCCGTGAGGCCATGACCGATGCTTTCGTTGTTAAAGATCATCGCGGAGAAT TGTACAAAAAGCATCATCCACCAATGTTGGAAGATGAAGTTTGGCGCCTGGAGAAGATTGGGAAGGATGGAGCTTTTCACAAGAAGCTAGCCTCAGAGAACATTCACACAGTACAAGACTTCTTGAAGTTGTTTGTTGTTGACCGGTCAAAACTAAGAAGG ATTTTAGGAGTTGGAATGTCTGAAAAAATGTGGGCAGTGACAGTAAAGCACGCCAAAACCTGTGTGATGGGtaacaaaatattcatattTCGCGGTCCTCATTTCTCAATTTCCTTAAATCCTATCTGTCAAGTGTTGAGGGCTGTGGTTGATGGCCAAAATTTCCCCACTCAAAATCTCAACAATATCAATAGG ACCTACATTGAGAATCTGGTGAGGGAAGCCTATGCAAACTGGAATTCCTTGGAAGTTGTTGATGCACCGTTGAATGAGACTGCTTTATTGACACAAG GTGATCATATAGAGGAGCAATATCCTCACCATCATCATCAGGCAATGGTCATGAGAGCATTCGATCAACAAAATGGACATTTAGGCGCAgctgatcatcatcatcataaatcTATCAATGTCGGTTACCTACCAAGCACAAGCAGCATCAACTTTGAGTGTACTGCCGCTACCAATAGTACCAGTGATAATATTTGGCAGATAAATTCATCTCCATATCTATTCAGTCCACTGGTGGAAAATATCAAGTGTAGCATATCCGACTCATCATCAGATGGTGATCTAACATCTCAAGGCCTTTGA
- the LOC126599779 gene encoding LEAF RUST 10 DISEASE-RESISTANCE LOCUS RECEPTOR-LIKE PROTEIN KINASE-like 1.2 isoform X1 produces MPTHFLLKLPISFLIIFHILITVILLPTPAFGEDDHRYTECRSYYDCGLLKNISYPFWATGSRPQHCGREDYELTCRGDQYPVMKIKDQDFLVLNFSGQFYTMTIARSDLWDTPCITNIVNTTLDYDRFSYVPAVRNLSLFYGCPPQSESVLNNFTCKVEGTDHNISYYVDDSLSRIRLKNWASCHTNIRVPIMWEGVDAMPLENVTTGVLKDVLKQGFQVAYDAEWELCTRCLISNGTCGSNTSYDSFLCFCGDGPHDQTCPDVDDNPWNWKRKVIVGVCTAAATVAIMCIIFFVYQRRNRKPYDSSSFVTRGILSSTYSMDDDMEKGSTYLGVHIFSYKELEEATNYFDSAKELGDGGFGTVYHGNVHDGRAVAVKRLYENNWKRVEQFMNEIEILARLRHQNLVLLYGCTSRQSRELLLVYEYIPNGTLAEHLHGGRAKPGALPWLTRINIAIETASALSYLHASDIIHRDVKTTNILLDNNFGVKVADFGLSRLFPMNVTHISTAPQGTPGYVDPEYNQCYQLTSKSDVYSFGVVLIELISSMPAVDITRHRHEINLSTMAINKIKNHTLHELVDPYLGFESDSRTRKMIIAVAELAFRCLQTDKDVRPSMVEVLNELKWIQSDDFNIQKAEEIDILADDIVPLKSDPLPPSPDSVALNLTSVSTTPNGSGKLIRSPP; encoded by the exons ATGCCTACCCATTTTCTCCTAAAACTACCCATCTCCTTCCTCATCATCTTCCACATTTTGATCACAGTAATATTACTCCCCACCCCCGCTTTCGGAGAGGATGATCACCGATACACCGAGTGCCGCAGCTACTACGACTGCGGCCTCCTCAAAAACATCTCCTACCCCTTCTGGGCCACCGGCAGCCGCCCCCAACACTGCGGCCGCGAAGACTACGAGCTCACCTGCCGAGGAGATCAATACCCTGTCATGAAAATTAAAGACCAGGATTTTCTTGTGTTGAACTTTAGCGGACAGTTTTACACCATGACAATCGCTCGCTCAGATCTCTGGGACACCCCCTGTATTACCAACATTGTCAACACCACGTTGGACTACGATCGTTTTTCCTACGTCCCAGCTGTTCGGAACCTGTCGCTGTTCTACGGCTGCCCACCGCAGAGCGAGTCAGTACTCAATAACTTCACTTGCAAGGTAGAGGGTACGGACCACAATATATCATACTATGTCGACGACTCTTTGTCGAGGATTCGTCTGAAAAATTGGGCCTCGTGCCATACGAATATTCGAGTTCCGATTATGTGGGAGGGTGTGGATGCTATGCCGCTGGAGAATGTGACGACGGGTGTGCTCAAAGATGTTTTGAAACAGGGGTTTCAGGTGGCGTACGATGCGGAGTGGGAGCTGTGTACGCGATGTTTAATATCCAATGGAACCTGTGGATCGAACACGAGTTATGATTCTTTTCTATGCTTTTGTGGGGACGGACCTCATGATCAGACGTGCCCAGATGTTGATG ACAATCCTTGGAACTGGAAGAGGAAGGTTATTGTAG GTGTTTGCACAGCTGCTGCTACCGTTGCTATAATGtgtattattttctttgtataccAACGCCGAAACAGAAAACCATATGATTCATCGTCCTTCGTAACTCGAGGCATCCTTTCGAGTACCTATTCTATGGATGACGATATGGAGAAGGGAAGTACCTACCTTGGAGTACATATTTTCAGCTATAAGGAACTTGAAGAAGCGACTAATTATTTTGATTCTGCGAAAGAACTTGGCGATGGAGGCTTTGGCACAGTTTATCATG GAAATGTGCACGATGGGAGAGCGGTTGCAGTCAAGCGTCTATATGAAAACAATTGGAAGAGAGTTGAGCAGTTCATGAATGAAATCGAGATTTTAGCTCGCCTGCGCCACCAAAATCTTGTGTTGCTCTATGGTTGCACCTCTCGACAAAGCCGTGAACTCCTCCTTGTGTACGAGTACATTCCTAACGGAACTCTTGCTGAACATCTTCACGGAGGAAGAGCAAAACCTGGCGCACTTCCATGGCTTACTCGAATAAACATTGCCATTGAAACCGCAAGCGCACTGTCATATCTTCATGCATCTGACATTATCCACCGTGACGTGAAAACTACGAATATTCTTCTTGACAACAACTTCGGTGTTAAGGTAGCAGATTTTGGACTATCTCGCCTCTTCCCAATGAATGTCACGCACATCTCAACTGCTCCACAAGGGACTCCGGGTTATGTTGATCCCGAGTATAACCAATGCTACCAGCTTACGAGTAAGAGTGATGTCTATAGCTTTGGTGTGGTACTGATTGAGCTCATATCATCCATGCCGGCTGTTGACATCACGAGGCATCGACACGAGATCAATTTGTCTACCATGGCGATCAACAAGATTAAAAACCATACATTACATGAGCTTGTAGACCCATACTTAGGGTTTGAATCGGACTCCAGAACACGAAAAATGATCATTGCTGTGGCGGAACTAGCATTTCGCTGCCTGCAGACTGACAAGGACGTGAGACCTTCTATGGTTGAGGTGCTTAATGAACTGAAGTGGATACAGAGCGACGATTTTAACATACAAAAAGCAGAGGAGATTGATATTTTGGCCGACGATATTGTGCCGTTAAAGAGTGATCCGCTGCCACCTTCACCAGATTCCGTGGCATTGAACTTGACTAGCGTGTCTACGACACCAAATGGCAGCGGTAAACTTATTCGTTCTCCGCCGTAA
- the LOC126599779 gene encoding LEAF RUST 10 DISEASE-RESISTANCE LOCUS RECEPTOR-LIKE PROTEIN KINASE-like 1.2 isoform X2, with product MNLLHIIVVTIIFTTFANRAFSIDRSFERCEPQKCGRGPNISYPFWLSGNQDSFCGYPSFKITCNGRFPVLSISGDEYIVKEIFYSNHSFVLANAAAVYDEKCPLPLHNFSLERTPFKYSSNHVNFSFFYGCPEEPLEYMLPYPIDCASNGSHHSFAIFHMEVVERMSYSLDSCQSSVHLPFDDAVNVDALMQMNYTEILKMGFILNWTAQNCSNCQRSGGRCGFDNNEFVCFCSDRPHVKTCDDDNPWNWKRKVIVGVCTAAATVAIMCIIFFVYQRRNRKPYDSSSFVTRGILSSTYSMDDDMEKGSTYLGVHIFSYKELEEATNYFDSAKELGDGGFGTVYHGNVHDGRAVAVKRLYENNWKRVEQFMNEIEILARLRHQNLVLLYGCTSRQSRELLLVYEYIPNGTLAEHLHGGRAKPGALPWLTRINIAIETASALSYLHASDIIHRDVKTTNILLDNNFGVKVADFGLSRLFPMNVTHISTAPQGTPGYVDPEYNQCYQLTSKSDVYSFGVVLIELISSMPAVDITRHRHEINLSTMAINKIKNHTLHELVDPYLGFESDSRTRKMIIAVAELAFRCLQTDKDVRPSMVEVLNELKWIQSDDFNIQKAEEIDILADDIVPLKSDPLPPSPDSVALNLTSVSTTPNGSGKLIRSPP from the exons ATGAATCTCCTCCATATCATTGTTGTCACCATCATCTTCACAACCTTCGCCAACCGAGCTTTCTCCATAGACCGAAGCTTCGAGCGCTGCGAGCCTCAAAAGTGCGGACGTGGCCCGAATATAAGCTACCCTTTTTGGCTTTCTGGCAACCAAGACTCCTTCTGTGGTTACCCTAGCTTCAAGATCACCTGCAACGGAAGATTTCCGGTACTGAGTATTTCTGGCGATGAGTACATCGTTAAAGAAATCTTTTACTCAAACCATTCGTTTGTGCTGGCCAACGCTGCTGCGGTCTATGATGAGAAATGTCCACTCCCTCTCCACAACTTCAGCCTCGAACGAACGCCTTTCAAGTATAGTTCCAATCAcgtcaatttttccttcttttatgGTTGCCCTGAAGAACCTTTGGAATACATGCTTCCATATCCCATTGACTGTGCTAGCAACGGCAGCCATCACTCTTTTGCTATTTTTCACATGGAGGTAGTTGAGCGCATGAGCTATTCGTTAGACTCGTGCCAGTCTTCAGTTCATTTGCCTTTCGATGATGCTGTTAATGTCGACGCATTGATGCAAATGAACTACACCGAAATCTTGAAGATGGGGTTCATTTTGAATTGGACTGCGCAGAACTGCAGCAATTGCCAGAGGAGTGGCGGGCGCTGTGGATTCGATAACAATGAATTCGTGTGTTTTTGTAGTGATCGACCTCATGTCAAAACCTGTGATGATG ACAATCCTTGGAACTGGAAGAGGAAGGTTATTGTAG GTGTTTGCACAGCTGCTGCTACCGTTGCTATAATGtgtattattttctttgtataccAACGCCGAAACAGAAAACCATATGATTCATCGTCCTTCGTAACTCGAGGCATCCTTTCGAGTACCTATTCTATGGATGACGATATGGAGAAGGGAAGTACCTACCTTGGAGTACATATTTTCAGCTATAAGGAACTTGAAGAAGCGACTAATTATTTTGATTCTGCGAAAGAACTTGGCGATGGAGGCTTTGGCACAGTTTATCATG GAAATGTGCACGATGGGAGAGCGGTTGCAGTCAAGCGTCTATATGAAAACAATTGGAAGAGAGTTGAGCAGTTCATGAATGAAATCGAGATTTTAGCTCGCCTGCGCCACCAAAATCTTGTGTTGCTCTATGGTTGCACCTCTCGACAAAGCCGTGAACTCCTCCTTGTGTACGAGTACATTCCTAACGGAACTCTTGCTGAACATCTTCACGGAGGAAGAGCAAAACCTGGCGCACTTCCATGGCTTACTCGAATAAACATTGCCATTGAAACCGCAAGCGCACTGTCATATCTTCATGCATCTGACATTATCCACCGTGACGTGAAAACTACGAATATTCTTCTTGACAACAACTTCGGTGTTAAGGTAGCAGATTTTGGACTATCTCGCCTCTTCCCAATGAATGTCACGCACATCTCAACTGCTCCACAAGGGACTCCGGGTTATGTTGATCCCGAGTATAACCAATGCTACCAGCTTACGAGTAAGAGTGATGTCTATAGCTTTGGTGTGGTACTGATTGAGCTCATATCATCCATGCCGGCTGTTGACATCACGAGGCATCGACACGAGATCAATTTGTCTACCATGGCGATCAACAAGATTAAAAACCATACATTACATGAGCTTGTAGACCCATACTTAGGGTTTGAATCGGACTCCAGAACACGAAAAATGATCATTGCTGTGGCGGAACTAGCATTTCGCTGCCTGCAGACTGACAAGGACGTGAGACCTTCTATGGTTGAGGTGCTTAATGAACTGAAGTGGATACAGAGCGACGATTTTAACATACAAAAAGCAGAGGAGATTGATATTTTGGCCGACGATATTGTGCCGTTAAAGAGTGATCCGCTGCCACCTTCACCAGATTCCGTGGCATTGAACTTGACTAGCGTGTCTACGACACCAAATGGCAGCGGTAAACTTATTCGTTCTCCGCCGTAA